In a genomic window of Bombina bombina isolate aBomBom1 chromosome 8, aBomBom1.pri, whole genome shotgun sequence:
- the LOC128637971 gene encoding nicotinamide N-methyltransferase-like, producing MELPFTKQQTYIDEFNSNDYYDTYYAPGKGLLIEEWMEFALRKLHETFTSGGVEGDTLIDIGSGPTIYQLLSACEVFKNIIISDFLPQNLMEIHKWLKKDPGAFDWSLAVKSVCEMEKNSNNCQKKEETLRQTVKQVLQCDALKKDPLEPHVVPPVDCLLSCLCLEAACKDLETFYSALKNLRTLIKPGGHIVLLSVLNATFYYVGNKTFSSLCVTKEDLEKALIETGYQIEKIEVASQLGQEDKDFSNYDSHYYVHARKPHDS from the exons aTGGAACTTCCTTTCACTAAACAACAAACATATATTGATGAATTTAATTCAAATGATTATTATGATACGTATTATGCACCAGGAAAAGGATTGTTGATTGAAGAATGGATGGAATTTGCATTAAGAAAACTTCATGAGACATTTACTTCAG GTGGAGTTGAAGGTGACACACTGATTGACATTGGTTCTGGGCCGACCATTTACCAACTCCTGTCAGCATGTGAAGTGTTTAAGAACATAATTATATCTGACTTCCTTCCTCAAAACCTCATGGAAATCCACAAATGGTTAAAGAAAGATCCAGGGGCATTTGATTGGTCTTTAGCTGTCAAATCGGTTTGTGAGATGGAAAAGAACAG TAACAACTGTCAGAAAAAGGAAGAGACGCTCAGACAAACGGTGAAACAAGTGCTACAATGTGATGCACTAAAGAAAGACCCTTTAGAGCCTCATGTTGTGCCGCCAGTCGACTGTCTGCTCAGCTGTCTGTGTTTGGAAGCTGCGTGTAAAGATCTAGAGACCTTCTACAGTGCCCTGAAGAACCTGAGGACCCTGATAAAACCTGGGGGTCATATAGTACTTCTGAGTGTGCTAAATGCTACATTTTACTATGTTGGTAACAAGACGTTTTCAAGCCTGTGTGTGACAAAAGAGGACCTAGAAAAAGCTCTTATAGAAACTGGGTACCAAATTGAGAAGATAGAAGTGGCATCACAATTAGGTCAGGAGGACAAGGACTTTAGTAATTATGACAGTCATTATTATGTTCATGCTCGTAAACCACAtgactcttaa